The proteins below are encoded in one region of Streptomyces marianii:
- a CDS encoding LacI family DNA-binding transcriptional regulator yields MQTREPAAGGARPTSRDVARAAGVSQATVSLVLGGKWRGRVSERTAGLVRDAASDLGYRPNLAARNLRLGRTRTALLVVPALTNEFFARVYGGAAAVAAEHGFGVVLYPSPEGVGPARDPFASARAALDGVIASSMAVGALDAIRGSDLPLVMLDSDPSDQGSAAHVNLDVADGMRQVTDHLLGLGHRRFVHLASAVPSWTFEVRARALEAALRTVPEAEIRTVPSPLDVSGALAAAGRTLTGPGPRPTALVCDDDILAAGACKAVRRLGLRVPEDVSVTGFDDLALATAVEPELTTVRLPAERIGQAGMTALLDVLSSRPPASAALPVTLVPRGSTGPAPAA; encoded by the coding sequence GTGCAGACCCGGGAGCCCGCCGCCGGCGGAGCGCGGCCGACCAGCAGGGACGTGGCGCGCGCGGCCGGGGTGTCCCAGGCCACGGTGTCGCTGGTGCTGGGCGGGAAGTGGCGCGGCCGGGTCTCCGAGCGCACCGCCGGGCTGGTGCGCGACGCGGCGTCCGACCTCGGCTACCGGCCGAATCTCGCCGCGCGCAATCTGCGACTCGGCCGGACGCGGACGGCGCTGCTGGTGGTGCCCGCCCTGACCAACGAGTTCTTCGCACGCGTGTACGGGGGCGCCGCCGCGGTGGCCGCCGAGCACGGCTTCGGTGTGGTGCTGTACCCCTCCCCCGAGGGCGTGGGACCCGCCCGGGACCCCTTCGCGTCCGCGCGTGCCGCCCTGGACGGAGTGATCGCCTCCTCGATGGCGGTCGGGGCGCTGGACGCGATCCGCGGATCCGACCTGCCGCTGGTGATGCTGGACAGCGACCCTTCGGACCAGGGGTCCGCGGCCCACGTGAACCTGGACGTCGCGGACGGCATGCGCCAGGTGACGGACCATCTGCTCGGCCTCGGGCACCGTCGTTTCGTCCATCTCGCCTCCGCGGTGCCGTCCTGGACCTTCGAGGTACGGGCCCGGGCCCTGGAGGCGGCCCTGCGGACGGTGCCGGAGGCGGAGATTCGGACGGTCCCGTCGCCGCTCGACGTGTCCGGTGCGCTGGCGGCGGCGGGGCGGACGCTGACCGGTCCGGGACCGCGGCCCACCGCCCTGGTCTGCGACGACGACATCCTCGCGGCCGGCGCCTGCAAGGCGGTCCGCCGCCTGGGGCTGCGGGTACCGGAGGACGTCTCGGTGACCGGTTTCGACGATCTGGCCCTGGCGACGGCGGTGGAGCCGGAGCTGACCACAGTCCGCCTCCCGGCCGAACGGATCGGCCAGGCCGGCATGACCGCGCTCCTCGACGTCCTCTCGTCCCGCCCCCCGGCGTCCGCTGCCCTCCCGGTCACCCTCGTCCCCCGGGGCTCCACGGGCCCCGCACCGGCGGCCTGA
- a CDS encoding MFS transporter, translating into MGAGASGYMDILKAPHAARLLAGTLVGRLPNGVAHIAIVLFTRAEGGSYTLAGALAAVYGLTTAAGQPLLGRMVDLHGQPRVQLPAAVLSGLGMAALAVAGIGSLPVAYAAVAVAGFFTPPLEGGLRALWPDVLGHREDRVHRAYAMDAIAQEVMFTVGPLLVTLLVWLMSPAASLLVVNALGVLGALSVVVSGPSRAWRSAPREAHWLGALRSPGLLALLGSFFFVGLALGSITVAAFAYADDRGGDAVYGWFMAALGLGALVGGVAYGARDWAGAPERRLRVVIGLLALGYMPLMLTPGVPAMTALGVVSGLFLAPAIACAFIVVDRHAPRGTVTEAFSWLVTTFGVGAAVGTAAAGPAVEFGGTTAGFAVAGCGGITALVVLLATGRFLAAPGRGAVAASADENDRSGAVEPGFSSGHRA; encoded by the coding sequence ATGGGCGCCGGAGCATCCGGGTACATGGACATCCTCAAGGCCCCCCACGCGGCACGCCTGCTCGCAGGCACGCTCGTGGGCCGGCTGCCGAACGGAGTCGCGCACATAGCGATCGTGCTCTTCACCCGGGCCGAGGGCGGGAGCTACACCCTCGCCGGTGCCCTCGCGGCCGTCTACGGACTGACCACCGCCGCAGGCCAGCCGCTCCTAGGCCGCATGGTCGACCTGCACGGGCAGCCCCGTGTCCAGCTCCCCGCCGCCGTCCTGTCCGGTCTCGGCATGGCCGCGCTCGCCGTGGCGGGCATCGGCTCGCTCCCCGTGGCCTACGCCGCCGTCGCCGTCGCCGGGTTCTTCACCCCGCCGCTCGAAGGCGGGCTCCGCGCCCTCTGGCCGGACGTCCTCGGCCACCGGGAGGACCGGGTGCACCGTGCCTACGCCATGGACGCGATAGCCCAGGAAGTCATGTTCACGGTCGGTCCGCTGCTGGTCACCCTGCTGGTCTGGCTGATGTCGCCGGCCGCCTCGCTGCTGGTCGTCAACGCACTGGGCGTGCTCGGCGCACTCTCCGTGGTGGTCTCCGGGCCCTCCCGAGCCTGGCGCTCCGCGCCCCGCGAGGCCCACTGGCTCGGCGCTCTGCGCTCACCGGGGCTGCTCGCCCTGCTCGGCTCCTTCTTCTTCGTCGGCCTGGCCCTCGGTTCGATCACGGTCGCCGCGTTCGCCTACGCCGACGACCGCGGTGGTGACGCGGTGTACGGCTGGTTCATGGCGGCCCTCGGTCTCGGCGCCCTGGTCGGCGGCGTCGCCTACGGCGCGCGCGACTGGGCGGGCGCGCCCGAGCGGCGGCTGCGGGTCGTCATCGGGCTGCTGGCGCTGGGCTACATGCCGCTGATGCTCACCCCGGGCGTTCCAGCGATGACCGCGCTCGGCGTCGTCTCGGGGTTGTTCCTCGCACCCGCGATCGCCTGCGCCTTCATCGTCGTCGACCGGCACGCGCCCCGCGGGACCGTCACCGAGGCGTTCTCCTGGCTGGTGACCACCTTCGGCGTCGGTGCGGCCGTCGGCACGGCGGCCGCCGGCCCGGCCGTGGAATTCGGCGGGACCACCGCGGGTTTCGCCGTCGCCGGCTGCGGCGGGATCACCGCACTGGTCGTTCTGCTGGCCACCGGACGGTTCCTCGCAGCTCCCGGCCGCGGCGCGGTCGCGGCGTCCGCGGACGAAAATGATCGAAGCGGTGCCGTCGAACCCGGTTTCAGCTCAGGCCATCGGGCGTAA
- the pafA gene encoding Pup--protein ligase: protein MDRRIFGLENEYGVTCTFRGQRRLSPDEVARYLFRRVVSWGRSSNVFLRNGARLYLDVGSHPEYATPECDNVTELVTHDKAGERILEGLLVDAERRLHEEGIAGDVYLFKNNTDSAGNSYGCHENYLVARHGEFSRLADILIPFLVTRQLLCGAGKVLQTPRGAVYCVSQRAEHIWEGVSSATTRSRPIINTRDEPHADAERYRRLHVIVGDSNMSETTMLLKVGATDLVLRMIEAGTVMRDLTLENPIRAIREVSHDITGRRKVRLASGREASALEVQREYYEKAVDFVDRRGIRTGTVAQVLELWGRTLDAIEQEDLDRIGTEIDWVMKYKLIERYRAKHNMTMSHPRVAQIDLAYHDIHRRRGLYYLLEKKGQATRICNDLKIFEGKSVPPQTTRARLRGDFIRRAQEQRRDFTVDWVHLKLNDQAQRTVLCKDPFRSVDDRVEKLIAGM, encoded by the coding sequence ATGGACCGCCGCATTTTCGGGCTGGAGAACGAGTACGGCGTCACGTGCACGTTCAGGGGACAGCGCCGACTGTCACCTGACGAAGTGGCGCGCTACCTCTTCCGCCGAGTCGTGTCATGGGGCCGCAGCAGCAACGTCTTCCTGCGCAACGGGGCCCGCCTCTACCTCGACGTGGGTTCGCATCCGGAATACGCAACTCCCGAATGCGACAACGTGACCGAACTCGTCACCCACGACAAGGCCGGGGAGCGCATCCTCGAAGGCCTGCTCGTCGACGCCGAACGCCGCCTGCACGAGGAGGGAATCGCGGGCGACGTCTATCTCTTCAAGAACAACACCGATTCGGCCGGAAACTCCTACGGATGCCACGAGAACTACCTCGTGGCACGGCACGGAGAGTTCTCCCGGCTCGCGGACATCCTGATTCCGTTCCTCGTCACCCGCCAGCTGCTCTGCGGGGCGGGAAAGGTCCTCCAGACCCCGCGCGGCGCGGTGTACTGCGTCAGCCAGCGCGCCGAGCACATCTGGGAGGGCGTCAGCTCCGCGACCACCCGCTCCCGGCCCATCATCAACACCCGGGACGAGCCGCACGCGGACGCCGAGCGCTACCGCCGCCTGCACGTCATCGTCGGCGACTCCAACATGTCGGAGACGACGATGCTGCTCAAGGTCGGCGCCACCGACCTGGTACTGCGCATGATCGAGGCGGGCACGGTCATGCGCGACCTGACGCTCGAGAACCCGATCCGCGCCATCCGCGAGGTGAGCCACGACATCACCGGCCGCCGCAAGGTGCGTCTGGCCAGCGGCCGCGAGGCCTCCGCCCTGGAGGTCCAGCGCGAGTACTACGAGAAGGCCGTGGACTTCGTGGACCGCCGGGGCATCCGCACCGGCACGGTGGCGCAGGTCCTGGAGCTCTGGGGCCGCACCCTCGACGCCATCGAGCAGGAGGACCTCGACAGGATCGGCACCGAGATCGACTGGGTGATGAAGTACAAGCTCATCGAGCGGTACCGGGCCAAGCACAACATGACGATGTCCCACCCGAGGGTCGCTCAGATAGACCTCGCCTACCACGACATCCACCGCAGGCGCGGGCTCTACTACCTCCTGGAGAAGAAGGGCCAGGCCACCCGGATCTGCAACGACCTCAAGATCTTCGAGGGCAAGTCCGTGCCCCCGCAGACCACGAGAGCGCGGCTGCGCGGCGACTTCATCCGCCGGGCCCAGGAGCAGCGGCGCGACTTCACCGTCGACTGGGTGCACCTCAAGCTCAACGATCAGGCGCAGCGCACCGTGTTGTGCAAGGACCCGTTCCGTTCCGTCGACGACCGGGTGGAGAAGCTGATCGCCGGTATGTAG
- a CDS encoding FKBP-type peptidyl-prolyl cis-trans isomerase: MRRLAGLLVVPLLLLSTAACGDDKGSTSAQPSNGLPAITAGAEFGEKPTLAKGEGEPPKDLKVEVLSEGKGQVLKKGDQAQVDYLGQVWDGDKPFDNSFDRGEPYAVTIGGGGVIEGWQKALDGKKVGSRLEVSIPPSLAYGSSGQGDIPPNATLVFVMDIVKGTTLPVSAKGTEVAQDNIDLPKVGTNTDGKAPSITVPKKPAPTKLVSNYVIEGSGPAVKADDTVAVQYKGVLWKDGKEFDSSYSKGAPVTFPLSGVIPGWSKGLEGKKVGSRVLLVAPPDMAYGDQAQGPIPAKSTLVFSVDILAVL, from the coding sequence GTGCGCCGACTTGCCGGCCTGCTCGTCGTGCCCCTGCTGCTGCTCTCCACAGCGGCCTGCGGCGACGACAAGGGCTCCACTTCCGCCCAGCCGTCGAACGGGCTGCCCGCCATCACCGCGGGTGCCGAGTTCGGCGAGAAGCCCACGCTCGCCAAGGGCGAGGGCGAGCCGCCCAAGGACCTCAAGGTCGAGGTCCTCAGCGAGGGCAAGGGCCAGGTCCTCAAGAAGGGCGACCAGGCCCAGGTCGACTACCTCGGCCAGGTGTGGGACGGCGACAAGCCGTTCGACAACAGCTTCGACCGGGGCGAGCCCTACGCCGTGACGATCGGTGGCGGCGGTGTCATCGAGGGCTGGCAGAAGGCCCTCGACGGCAAGAAGGTCGGCAGCCGTCTCGAGGTGTCCATCCCGCCGTCGCTCGCCTACGGCAGCAGCGGTCAGGGCGACATCCCGCCGAACGCCACGCTGGTGTTCGTCATGGACATCGTCAAGGGCACGACACTCCCCGTGTCCGCCAAGGGCACCGAGGTCGCCCAGGACAACATCGACCTGCCCAAGGTCGGGACGAACACCGACGGCAAGGCGCCCTCGATCACCGTGCCGAAGAAGCCCGCCCCGACCAAGCTGGTCTCCAACTACGTCATCGAGGGCAGCGGTCCCGCGGTCAAGGCCGACGACACGGTGGCCGTCCAGTACAAGGGCGTCCTGTGGAAGGACGGCAAGGAGTTCGACAGCAGCTACTCCAAGGGTGCTCCCGTCACCTTCCCGCTCTCCGGCGTGATCCCGGGCTGGTCGAAGGGCCTGGAGGGCAAGAAGGTCGGCAGCCGGGTGCTGCTCGTGGCGCCGCCGGACATGGCCTACGGCGACCAGGCCCAGGGCCCCATCCCGGCGAAGTCCACGCTGGTCTTCTCCGTCGACATCCTGGCGGTTCTGTAA
- a CDS encoding FKBP-type peptidyl-prolyl cis-trans isomerase, with product MSIEKPEIDFPGGEPPADLEIKDIWEGDGPQAKAGDTVSVHYVGVAFSTGEEFDASWNRGTPLQFQLGVGQVIQGWDKGVQGMKVGGRRQLTIPAHLAYGDRGAGGGRIAPGETLIFVCDLVAI from the coding sequence GTGAGCATCGAGAAGCCCGAGATCGACTTCCCGGGCGGCGAGCCGCCGGCCGACCTTGAGATCAAGGACATCTGGGAGGGCGACGGGCCCCAGGCCAAGGCGGGCGACACCGTCTCCGTCCACTACGTGGGCGTGGCCTTCTCCACGGGCGAGGAGTTCGACGCTTCCTGGAACCGCGGCACCCCGCTGCAGTTCCAGCTCGGCGTCGGCCAGGTCATCCAGGGCTGGGACAAGGGAGTGCAGGGCATGAAGGTCGGCGGCCGCCGCCAGCTGACCATCCCGGCACACCTCGCCTACGGCGACCGCGGTGCCGGTGGCGGCCGTATCGCTCCGGGCGAGACGTTGATCTTCGTCTGCGACCTGGTCGCGATCTGA
- a CDS encoding helix-turn-helix transcriptional regulator — protein sequence MAIAKAERLMNLALCLLGTRRPLSKRELRGSIEAYLEAASDDAFNRMFERDKDDLRELGLVIATVDNLDGETGYLARRDSNRLPPITLDAEEAAALGLAAKVWQQARLAGAASGALQKLRAAGMPEAEDLYEAQHGALEPRIPVHEAAFEPLMLACRDRRPAVFDYRKSNAVRPETRHVEPWTLECWRGHWYLAGWDRDRGAERVFRLSRITGKVRSRAGSFTAPVPDVVTVRETVESWAGETATRSARIRLRADAGYPLRARASSVRELGDGWDELEIPYGHGLDAWLVEFGPDVVVLEPADLRADVVDRLRAVAKG from the coding sequence ATGGCCATTGCCAAGGCCGAGCGGCTGATGAACCTGGCGCTGTGTCTGCTCGGGACACGGCGGCCGCTCAGCAAGCGGGAGCTGCGCGGCTCCATCGAGGCCTACCTGGAAGCCGCCTCCGACGACGCCTTCAACCGGATGTTCGAGCGCGACAAGGACGACCTCCGCGAACTCGGGCTCGTCATCGCCACGGTGGACAACCTCGACGGCGAAACCGGCTATCTCGCCCGCCGCGACTCCAACCGGCTGCCCCCCATCACCCTCGACGCCGAGGAGGCGGCGGCGCTGGGCCTGGCCGCCAAGGTCTGGCAGCAGGCACGGCTCGCCGGAGCGGCCAGCGGAGCCCTGCAGAAACTGCGCGCCGCCGGAATGCCGGAGGCGGAGGACCTGTACGAGGCCCAGCACGGCGCCCTCGAGCCGCGCATCCCCGTCCACGAGGCGGCTTTCGAGCCCTTGATGCTCGCCTGCCGGGACCGGCGCCCCGCCGTCTTCGACTACCGCAAGTCCAACGCCGTGCGTCCCGAGACCCGCCATGTCGAGCCCTGGACGCTGGAGTGCTGGCGCGGGCACTGGTACCTCGCGGGCTGGGACCGCGACCGCGGTGCCGAGCGCGTCTTCCGCCTCTCCCGCATCACCGGGAAGGTCCGCTCCCGCGCCGGCTCCTTCACCGCGCCCGTGCCCGACGTGGTCACGGTGCGCGAGACGGTCGAGAGCTGGGCCGGCGAGACCGCCACCAGGTCCGCGCGGATCAGGCTGCGGGCGGACGCGGGTTACCCGCTGCGAGCACGCGCCTCGTCCGTCCGGGAACTCGGCGACGGCTGGGACGAGTTGGAGATTCCGTACGGGCACGGTCTGGACGCCTGGCTGGTGGAGTTCGGACCGGACGTCGTCGTGCTCGAGCCCGCGGATCTGCGGGCCGATGTGGTGGACCGGCTGCGCGCCGTGGCCAAGGGCTGA
- a CDS encoding helix-turn-helix transcriptional regulator, translating to MAANAIDQTRRMLSLVTYLRERPGARVGDVARAFGITEDELISDLDVLPMCGTSFRGGDLLDIDTDGERIWWHNPDDVAEPLRLAADEATALLVAARAVATLPGLREGDREALVRATAKLEAAAGESAGASSRLSVTFESEGGVFADVDRAISERRRLWLRYYSPARDELTEREVDPIRLFAVGHTYMEGWCYLSEARRTFRLDRVAEIRLLDEPSAPPETELRDLSEGLVQPSAEDPEVVVEVGPGGRWVAEYYPHDSAEEQPDGGLRISLRTPDPASLRRLALRLGRDGRIVSPPGLAESARRAAREALAAYDSQD from the coding sequence ATGGCCGCGAACGCCATCGACCAGACCCGGCGGATGCTCTCGCTGGTGACCTACCTGCGCGAACGTCCCGGGGCGCGCGTCGGGGACGTCGCCCGGGCCTTCGGGATCACCGAGGACGAGCTGATCTCCGACCTTGACGTCCTGCCCATGTGCGGGACCAGCTTCCGCGGCGGTGATCTGCTCGACATCGACACCGACGGTGAGCGCATCTGGTGGCACAACCCCGACGACGTCGCCGAGCCGCTCCGGCTGGCAGCCGACGAGGCGACCGCGCTCCTGGTCGCCGCGCGGGCCGTCGCGACGCTGCCCGGACTGCGGGAGGGCGACCGCGAGGCGCTGGTGCGGGCCACCGCGAAGCTGGAGGCCGCGGCCGGTGAGTCCGCGGGCGCCAGCTCCCGGCTCTCCGTGACCTTCGAATCAGAGGGGGGTGTCTTTGCCGACGTCGACCGCGCCATCTCGGAGCGCCGCAGACTGTGGCTCCGCTACTACTCCCCGGCGCGGGACGAGCTCACCGAGCGAGAGGTCGACCCGATCCGGCTCTTCGCCGTCGGCCACACGTACATGGAGGGCTGGTGCTACCTCTCCGAGGCGCGCCGGACCTTCCGGCTTGACCGGGTGGCCGAGATCCGGCTGCTGGACGAGCCGTCGGCACCGCCGGAGACGGAGCTGCGCGATCTGTCGGAGGGGCTGGTGCAGCCCTCGGCGGAGGATCCCGAGGTCGTCGTCGAGGTCGGCCCGGGAGGCCGTTGGGTGGCTGAGTACTACCCGCACGACAGCGCGGAGGAGCAGCCCGACGGCGGGTTGCGGATCAGTCTGCGCACCCCCGACCCGGCGTCCCTGCGGCGGCTCGCGCTCCGGCTGGGGCGCGACGGCCGGATCGTGTCGCCGCCCGGTCTCGCGGAGAGCGCCCGGCGGGCGGCGCGTGAGGCGCTCGCCGCGTACGACAGCCAGGACTGA
- the tatA gene encoding Sec-independent protein translocase subunit TatA — translation MIGNLKPLEIILIIAVILLLFGAKKLPDMARSLGKSARILKSEAKAMKKDDEPAGGQTTPGADPAAQKDAPRTIQAAPGDVTSSRPVSEPNRTTQS, via the coding sequence ATGATCGGCAATCTGAAGCCCCTCGAGATCATCCTGATCATCGCGGTCATCCTGTTGCTGTTCGGCGCCAAGAAGCTGCCCGACATGGCCCGTTCGCTGGGCAAGTCCGCCCGGATCCTGAAGAGCGAGGCCAAGGCGATGAAGAAGGACGACGAGCCGGCGGGCGGCCAGACGACGCCGGGCGCCGACCCCGCCGCGCAGAAGGACGCTCCTCGCACCATCCAGGCCGCCCCCGGCGATGTGACGAGCAGCCGTCCGGTCTCGGAGCCGAACCGCACGACCCAGAGCTGA
- the tatC gene encoding twin-arginine translocase subunit TatC: MLKSARKLERDAEGRMPLGEHLRELRNRLMKSVLAIVVVTIVAAFFQKEIFEFLMRPILESVGCVNGQVVMRNGQLCAEMTTQGLLSPFTIALKVALMAGVLAATPVWLYQLWAFVAPGLHNHEKRYALSFVAAGVPLFVGGAYLAYSILPQTAEIMLGFAPSGAKPLLPLDDYLDLITRMVIVFGIAFELPLLLILLNMTGVLTGRRMLRWWRGMIIGLTAFAAIATPGGEPISMLLLAGPLAVLYFLAVGFSFLNDARRARRNPDAGLSDDEASELDLTPEAVGEVEAVPAARALPEQQSGDRDRINGYDDVT; this comes from the coding sequence TTGCTCAAGTCTGCCCGCAAGCTGGAGAGGGACGCCGAGGGGCGGATGCCTCTCGGAGAACACCTGCGTGAGTTGCGCAACCGGCTGATGAAGTCGGTGCTGGCGATCGTGGTGGTGACGATCGTCGCGGCCTTCTTCCAGAAGGAGATCTTCGAGTTCCTGATGCGGCCGATCCTCGAGTCGGTCGGCTGCGTGAACGGTCAGGTCGTCATGCGGAACGGCCAGCTCTGTGCCGAGATGACGACACAGGGCCTCCTCTCGCCGTTCACCATCGCGCTGAAGGTCGCCCTCATGGCGGGAGTGCTGGCGGCCACCCCGGTCTGGCTCTACCAGCTCTGGGCCTTCGTCGCCCCCGGGCTGCACAACCACGAGAAGCGCTATGCGCTGAGCTTCGTGGCCGCAGGCGTACCGCTCTTCGTGGGCGGCGCCTACCTCGCGTACTCGATCCTGCCGCAGACCGCCGAGATCATGCTCGGCTTCGCCCCCTCCGGCGCGAAGCCGCTGCTGCCGCTGGACGACTATCTGGACCTGATCACCCGCATGGTGATCGTCTTCGGCATCGCCTTCGAGCTCCCGCTGCTCCTGATCCTGCTCAACATGACCGGTGTGCTGACCGGCAGGCGGATGCTTCGCTGGTGGCGCGGAATGATCATCGGTCTCACCGCCTTCGCCGCGATCGCCACGCCGGGTGGTGAGCCGATCTCGATGCTGCTCCTGGCCGGCCCCCTGGCCGTGCTCTACTTCCTCGCCGTGGGCTTCTCCTTCCTCAACGACGCCCGCCGCGCACGCAGGAACCCGGACGCCGGCCTGAGCGACGACGAGGCGTCCGAGCTCGACCTCACGCCCGAGGCCGTCGGCGAGGTCGAGGCCGTCCCCGCCGCCCGCGCGCTCCCCGAGCAGCAGAGCGGCGACCGGGACCGGATCAACGGCTACGACGACGTCACCTGA